Proteins found in one Pseudomonadota bacterium genomic segment:
- a CDS encoding sensor domain-containing diguanylate cyclase has protein sequence MNSLARENLELRSQLEQLQRTAQLNHEAGRRAAQREHRLLCAEGLAALLDELAVSAQRRFKVTAAQLVLIDPEHEIRHLLAATARDGMRCPQHAIRFLEDERQLPPQLRDLRAPTLGRYRSSDAVLFPRHGVSTLGSLALLPLRRGGRLLGALCLGDADAARFDPDLATDNLRNLSVVGAISLENALNRDRLLVGAITDPLTGLHNRRYLDSRLREAIARARRERSPLACLLLDLDYFKRVNDTYGHLAGDEVLREVARRIQGAVRASDVCARYGGEELAVVLPDTRRVEAEALAERLRQVVCGAPIPVVSGRAITVTSSIGVATAAPGTSLDPSETSAAVRDLLQAADQALFRAKAEGRDRVCNAA, from the coding sequence ATGAACAGTCTTGCGCGCGAGAACCTCGAGTTGCGCAGCCAGCTCGAACAGCTTCAACGCACTGCCCAACTCAACCACGAGGCAGGCCGCCGTGCCGCCCAACGCGAGCACCGCCTGCTCTGTGCCGAGGGGCTGGCTGCCCTGCTCGATGAACTAGCGGTGAGCGCCCAGCGCCGCTTCAAGGTCACGGCAGCCCAGCTGGTGCTGATAGATCCTGAGCACGAGATCCGCCATCTCCTCGCGGCGACCGCCCGGGATGGTATGCGGTGTCCCCAGCACGCCATTCGCTTCCTGGAAGACGAGCGGCAGCTCCCGCCCCAGCTACGCGATCTGCGAGCGCCCACCCTGGGCCGCTACCGGTCGAGTGATGCGGTGCTCTTCCCGCGGCACGGCGTCAGTACCCTGGGTAGCCTTGCCCTATTACCCCTGCGCCGGGGCGGCCGGTTGCTCGGCGCTCTGTGCCTCGGCGATGCGGACGCGGCCCGCTTCGACCCGGATCTCGCGACGGACAACCTGCGCAACCTGTCCGTCGTCGGAGCGATCAGCCTGGAGAACGCCCTGAACCGCGATCGTTTGCTGGTCGGTGCGATCACCGACCCGCTGACGGGACTGCACAACCGACGCTACCTCGACAGTCGGCTGCGCGAGGCGATCGCCCGCGCCCGCCGCGAACGCAGCCCCCTCGCGTGCCTGCTGTTGGATCTGGACTACTTCAAACGGGTCAACGACACCTACGGACATCTGGCGGGCGACGAAGTCTTGCGTGAGGTAGCGCGACGGATCCAGGGCGCGGTGAGGGCGAGCGACGTATGTGCCCGCTACGGGGGCGAGGAGCTTGCCGTGGTCTTACCCGACACGCGACGGGTGGAGGCCGAGGCCCTGGCCGAGCGCTTGCGCCAAGTGGTGTGTGGTGCGCCCATCCCGGTGGTGAGCGGGCGGGCGATCACCGTCACCTCGTCGATCGGCGTCGCCACCGCCGCCCCCGGCACGAGCCTGGATCCGAGCGAGACCAGTGCCGCGGTGCGCGATTTACTCCAGGCGGCTGACCAGGCCTTGTTTCGGGCCAAGGCCGAGGGGCGCGACCGGGTGTGTAACGCCGCCTGA
- the amrB gene encoding AmmeMemoRadiSam system protein B, giving the protein MPTHRADLIGTRPALRDASAAGLFYPAGAQALRRAVDDCLSTVRGPTPSAARAIIVPHAGYRYSGPIAAHGFAALGPDHQRIRRVLLISSTHRDGLSGMAVPSSDALLTPLGATRIDHDWRRRLVDEHGVRLFDDPHRDEHGIEVQLPFLQRLLGDFALLPILIGDSDDAQCERVIDAAWDDDPDTVLVLSSDLSRYNEYDTARRLDEETRLAVERGAPEAIEHRHACSYRAMRSLLRLAARRHLRASTLAMRNSADCIGGDPNRAIGFGAFSFH; this is encoded by the coding sequence ATGCCTACTCACCGCGCAGACCTGATCGGCACCCGGCCCGCCCTTCGCGATGCCAGTGCCGCTGGCCTGTTCTACCCGGCTGGCGCCCAGGCGTTGCGGCGGGCGGTCGACGATTGCCTGAGCACCGTGCGCGGGCCGACGCCAAGCGCAGCGAGAGCTATCATCGTGCCCCACGCAGGCTATCGCTACAGCGGCCCGATCGCGGCCCACGGATTCGCCGCCCTCGGCCCGGACCACCAGCGCATCCGCCGAGTGCTCCTGATCTCGAGCACGCACCGCGATGGCCTCTCGGGCATGGCCGTACCCTCCAGCGATGCACTGCTCACCCCGCTCGGAGCGACCAGGATCGATCACGACTGGCGGCGTCGTCTGGTGGACGAGCACGGCGTTCGGCTGTTCGATGATCCACATCGGGACGAGCACGGGATCGAGGTGCAGCTACCCTTCCTACAGCGCCTGCTCGGCGACTTCGCCCTGCTACCGATACTAATAGGTGATTCAGACGACGCCCAGTGCGAACGGGTGATCGACGCCGCCTGGGATGATGACCCAGACACCGTGCTCGTGCTCAGCAGCGACCTCAGCCGCTACAACGAGTACGACACGGCGCGCCGCCTCGACGAGGAAACACGCCTCGCCGTCGAGCGCGGCGCCCCGGAGGCGATCGAACACCGCCACGCCTGCAGCTATCGCGCGATGCGGTCGCTGCTGCGCCTCGCCGCACGACGGCACCTACGAGCGAGCACCCTCGCGATGCGCAACTCCGCCGACTGCATCGGCGGCGACCCCAACCGGGCCATCGGCTTCGGCGCGTTTTCCTTCCATTAG
- a CDS encoding RNA pyrophosphohydrolase: MSDSIDCDGFRANVGIILCNEEGQLLLAGRCGQRGWQFPQGGINPGETPEAAMYRELEEEVGLCRRQVELMGTTEPWLRYRLPKRYWRKNSFPLCIGQKQIWFLLRLQCEDNSVCLDSTDHPEFDRWRWVDFWQPVAEVIYFKKRVYARALEQLGPLLYPDGVPPRPDDLRIPRRRRRRSKRRSSSAPKNGAQPEVALIEGGTQVNR; this comes from the coding sequence ATGAGTGATTCCATCGATTGCGACGGGTTTCGCGCCAACGTTGGCATCATCCTGTGCAACGAAGAAGGCCAACTCCTTCTCGCCGGGAGGTGTGGCCAGCGCGGGTGGCAGTTTCCCCAGGGTGGTATCAACCCGGGGGAGACGCCGGAAGCGGCGATGTACCGGGAGCTCGAGGAAGAGGTGGGCCTGTGCCGACGCCAGGTCGAGCTGATGGGCACGACGGAGCCATGGCTGCGCTACCGCCTGCCCAAGCGCTACTGGCGTAAGAATTCCTTCCCCCTATGCATCGGTCAGAAACAGATCTGGTTCCTGCTGCGATTGCAGTGCGAAGACAATTCGGTTTGCCTGGACAGCACGGACCATCCGGAATTCGATCGCTGGCGTTGGGTGGACTTCTGGCAGCCCGTGGCCGAGGTGATCTACTTTAAGAAGCGGGTCTACGCACGCGCCCTCGAGCAACTTGGGCCCTTGCTCTACCCGGACGGCGTGCCGCCGCGACCGGACGACCTGCGAATTCCGCGCCGCCGCCGCCGGCGTTCCAAGCGTCGTTCCTCGTCGGCGCCCAAGAACGGCGCCCAGCCCGAAGTCGCCCTCATCGAAGGCGGTACTCAGGTCAACCGCTGA
- the hemJ gene encoding protoporphyrinogen oxidase HemJ, producing the protein MYLWLKAFHLIFVVSWFAGLLYMPRLFVYHSMTEDEAGHERFQVMERKLFGIMTIAAIGAAVFGISMIVINTSLLSMPWLHAKLALVVGLIAYHAYCLRIIGRFRAGREKHSHIWFRWFNEAPALVLIAVVILAVTKPF; encoded by the coding sequence ATGTACTTGTGGCTGAAGGCCTTTCACCTGATCTTCGTCGTGTCCTGGTTTGCCGGGCTGCTCTACATGCCACGCCTGTTTGTGTACCACTCGATGACCGAGGACGAGGCGGGCCACGAGCGCTTTCAGGTCATGGAGCGCAAGCTGTTCGGGATCATGACGATCGCCGCCATCGGCGCTGCTGTCTTCGGCATCAGCATGATCGTCATCAACACCTCACTCCTCTCCATGCCCTGGCTGCACGCCAAGCTCGCCCTGGTTGTGGGGCTCATCGCGTACCACGCCTATTGCCTGCGCATCATCGGTAGATTCCGCGCGGGTCGGGAGAAGCACTCCCATATCTGGTTCCGTTGGTTCAACGAAGCACCGGCCCTGGTGCTGATCGCAGTGGTCATCCTGGCGGTGACCAAACCTTTCTAA